One Clostridium novyi NT genomic window carries:
- the trxB gene encoding thioredoxin-disulfide reductase: protein MEKENKNIDILIIGAGPAGLTAAIYTSRLKLKTLVLEDEIMGGQIRDAYTIENYPGFINISGVDLTKKMEEQAIASGAIIDEFDKIISIKLSNSTKTVETEDHIYNAKVVIIASGAKRRELPIPEEKKFHGKGIHYCELCDGHMYDGKHIAVVGGGNSALLAVNFLSKYAEKITIVHQLDYFQAEKKVQDEVFKNPKVNILWNSEIKHAIGDNHISKISIENIKTKQETELSVDGIFVYIGFIPRTDLFKDYITLDEFGNILADETTKTNIDGVFAAGDVRSKSFRQLTTATADGTVAALMAEKFINTKEK from the coding sequence ATGGAAAAAGAAAATAAAAATATTGATATTTTAATTATTGGAGCAGGCCCCGCTGGATTAACTGCTGCTATATATACGTCACGCCTAAAACTAAAGACACTTGTATTAGAAGATGAAATTATGGGGGGTCAAATAAGAGATGCTTATACAATCGAAAACTATCCTGGTTTTATAAATATAAGTGGTGTTGACCTTACTAAAAAAATGGAGGAACAAGCTATTGCCTCCGGTGCTATTATAGATGAATTTGACAAAATTATATCTATAAAACTTTCAAATTCCACAAAAACAGTAGAAACTGAAGATCATATATACAATGCTAAAGTCGTTATTATAGCATCAGGAGCTAAAAGACGTGAACTTCCCATACCAGAAGAGAAAAAATTTCACGGTAAAGGAATACACTACTGTGAACTTTGCGATGGACATATGTATGATGGAAAACATATCGCAGTAGTAGGTGGAGGTAATTCTGCTCTACTTGCAGTAAACTTTCTTTCTAAATATGCTGAAAAAATTACAATAGTCCATCAGCTAGATTATTTTCAAGCTGAAAAGAAAGTTCAAGATGAAGTATTTAAAAATCCAAAGGTAAATATACTTTGGAATAGCGAAATAAAACATGCTATAGGTGACAACCATATATCCAAAATCTCTATTGAAAATATTAAAACAAAACAAGAAACTGAACTCTCCGTAGATGGAATTTTTGTTTATATAGGATTTATTCCAAGAACAGACTTATTTAAAGATTATATAACACTTGATGAATTTGGAAACATATTAGCAGACGAAACAACAAAAACTAATATAGATGGTGTATTTGCAGCTGGAGATGTTCGTTCCAAATCATTTAGACAATTAACTACCGCAACGGCCGATGGAACTGTAGCTGCTCTTATGGCCGAAAAGTTTATAAATACAAAGGAGAAGTGA
- a CDS encoding glutaredoxin domain-containing protein has translation MVKVYSIPDCPWCVKVKKYLNSKNIEFEDINVQENVDGREEMISLTNQSSVPVINVDGNVIIGFEKEKLDSLLNL, from the coding sequence ATGGTAAAAGTTTATTCAATTCCCGATTGTCCATGGTGTGTAAAAGTAAAAAAGTATCTTAATTCTAAAAATATAGAATTTGAAGATATAAACGTCCAAGAAAATGTAGACGGCAGAGAAGAAATGATATCTCTTACAAATCAAAGCTCAGTTCCTGTAATAAATGTAGATGGAAATGTCATTATAGGATTTGAAAAAGAAAAATTAGATTCTCTTCTTAACTTATAA
- a CDS encoding glutathione peroxidase: MSIYDFKVKTIEGQEIPLEKYKGKVLLIVNTASKCGFTPQYKDLEELYKKFNSKGFEILGFPCNQFAEQEPGSNSEVKKFCELNYGVTFPLFAKIDVRGDSAHPLFKHLSESLPFKGFNLNHPNGNTLNNFLKENFPKYLEGNSIKWNFTKFLIDKEGNVVGRFEPTTEPSEIIPEIEKLL; encoded by the coding sequence ATGTCAATATACGATTTTAAAGTAAAAACTATAGAGGGCCAAGAAATCCCTTTAGAAAAGTACAAAGGAAAAGTATTACTTATTGTAAATACTGCTAGTAAATGTGGATTTACTCCTCAATATAAAGATTTAGAAGAATTATATAAAAAATTTAATTCAAAAGGGTTTGAAATATTAGGATTTCCATGCAATCAATTTGCAGAACAAGAACCTGGTAGTAACTCTGAAGTTAAGAAATTTTGTGAGTTAAATTATGGAGTTACTTTCCCACTATTTGCAAAAATAGATGTTCGCGGTGATTCTGCTCACCCATTATTTAAACACTTAAGCGAATCCCTTCCCTTTAAAGGATTTAATTTAAATCATCCTAATGGAAATACTTTAAATAATTTTTTAAAAGAAAACTTTCCTAAATACTTAGAAGGAAACTCTATCAAATGGAACTTTACAAAATTTCTAATAGATAAAGAAGGAAATGTAGTTGGTAGATTTGAACCTACCACAGAACCATCTGAAATTATTCCTGAAATTGAAAAACTTCTATAG
- a CDS encoding CAP domain-containing protein — MKKKVLAGLIMAGMMSIPNVVQATERINVNRLYRQDICRTYNYVGEDFYSILCKNLNGQNRTCSLMVINTYDIVKLLNKPFMFNNTNTCVSNYVVYPYTSMNMKENIFKYNDITKKANLEISKNNNKDVKENSEIEVKNQDKPQVNNEATENKAMVSNSNLNKEENKNESLKPEVKSEVKPEVKKETTLNKKEEGKLTAAYKKAVNEKMVQLVNELRASKGAAPLKSIEVLNNLAEKRSEYMAKTGEFSHNDRNGNFIFKDDLNRVNYTWNFVGENIAQNYYSEDPNKLAEALFNQWKNSPGHYANMIKQDFNQIGFGIGISNDGKLYATQGFVGVR; from the coding sequence ATGAAGAAAAAAGTTTTAGCTGGATTAATTATGGCAGGTATGATGAGTATTCCAAATGTCGTACAAGCTACCGAAAGAATCAATGTAAATAGACTTTATAGACAAGACATATGCAGAACTTACAACTATGTAGGAGAGGATTTTTATAGTATTCTTTGCAAAAATTTAAATGGACAAAATAGGACATGCAGTTTAATGGTAATAAATACATACGATATAGTAAAATTATTAAATAAACCGTTTATGTTTAATAATACAAATACATGTGTATCAAATTATGTTGTATATCCTTATACTTCTATGAACATGAAAGAAAATATATTTAAATATAATGATATAACTAAAAAAGCAAATTTAGAAATATCAAAAAATAACAACAAAGATGTAAAAGAAAATAGTGAAATAGAAGTTAAAAATCAAGACAAGCCACAAGTTAATAATGAAGCTACTGAAAACAAAGCAATGGTAAGTAATTCAAATTTAAATAAAGAAGAGAACAAGAATGAATCTTTAAAACCAGAAGTTAAATCGGAAGTTAAACCTGAAGTTAAAAAAGAAACTACATTAAATAAGAAAGAAGAAGGAAAATTAACTGCAGCTTACAAAAAAGCAGTTAATGAAAAAATGGTTCAACTAGTTAATGAACTTAGAGCATCAAAAGGTGCAGCGCCACTTAAAAGTATAGAAGTATTAAATAATTTAGCTGAAAAACGTTCAGAGTATATGGCAAAGACAGGAGAATTTTCTCACAATGATAGAAATGGTAACTTCATATTTAAAGATGATTTAAATAGAGTTAATTATACATGGAACTTTGTTGGAGAAAATATAGCACAAAATTATTATTCAGAAGATCCAAATAAATTAGCTGAAGCATTATTTAATCAATGGAAAAACTCACCTGGACATTATGCAAATATGATAAAACAAGACTTTAATCAAATAGGATTTGGAATAGGCATATCAAATGATGGTAAATTATATGCTACACAAGGTTTTGTAGGGGTAAGATAG
- the argJ gene encoding bifunctional glutamate N-acetyltransferase/amino-acid acetyltransferase ArgJ, translating to MKILENKNLTDVPYFKATGVSCGLKKNSKKDICLIYSEKPAVSAATFTKNKMKAAPIIVDMEKITFENTQAIIVNSGYANACTGKQGLENANNMCEITAKYLNLCKNDVLVCSTGVIGEQLPMKNIENGIKNACDSLEYGNANDAAEAIKTTDTYIKKLTLEVEIDNKKVLISAIAKGSGMIHPNMGTMLSFIVTDASISKKMLSKALKESVEDSYNMISVDGDTSTNDSVIILANGAANNNKISNESEDYIKFKNALDFLNKEIAKMIAKDGEGATKLLECTILNSRTLKDAKKCAKSVIKSSLVKSAIYGNDANWGRILCAIGYSEADFNINNIDVSIKNSKQYLEIVKGSVGVEFNENLAKDIIDSEYVNITIDLHDGSFSATSWGCDLTYNYIKINASYRS from the coding sequence ATGAAAATATTAGAAAATAAAAATTTAACTGATGTTCCTTACTTTAAGGCTACTGGGGTAAGTTGTGGTCTCAAAAAAAATTCTAAAAAAGATATATGCTTAATATATAGTGAAAAACCAGCGGTGTCAGCAGCTACATTTACTAAAAATAAAATGAAAGCAGCGCCAATTATAGTAGATATGGAAAAGATAACTTTTGAAAATACGCAAGCTATAATTGTAAATAGTGGATATGCAAATGCTTGTACTGGAAAACAAGGTTTAGAAAATGCAAATAATATGTGTGAAATTACAGCTAAGTATTTAAATTTGTGTAAAAATGATGTATTGGTATGTTCCACGGGTGTAATTGGAGAACAACTTCCTATGAAAAATATAGAAAATGGGATAAAAAATGCATGTGATTCATTAGAATATGGAAATGCAAATGATGCTGCTGAAGCTATAAAGACAACAGATACTTATATTAAAAAACTTACTTTGGAAGTAGAGATAGATAATAAAAAAGTACTAATTAGTGCTATTGCAAAAGGTTCGGGTATGATACATCCCAATATGGGAACTATGCTAAGCTTTATAGTTACTGATGCGAGTATATCTAAAAAAATGCTTAGTAAAGCTTTAAAGGAATCTGTAGAAGATTCATATAACATGATTTCCGTAGATGGAGATACTAGTACAAATGACTCGGTTATAATATTAGCTAATGGAGCTGCAAATAATAATAAAATAAGTAATGAGAGTGAAGATTATATTAAGTTTAAAAATGCTTTAGACTTTTTAAATAAGGAAATTGCAAAAATGATTGCAAAAGATGGAGAGGGGGCTACAAAATTATTAGAGTGTACTATATTGAATTCCAGAACATTGAAGGATGCTAAAAAATGTGCTAAATCGGTGATCAAATCTAGTTTGGTTAAGTCGGCTATATATGGTAATGATGCCAATTGGGGAAGGATTTTGTGTGCTATAGGATATTCAGAAGCTGATTTTAATATAAATAATATAGATGTATCTATAAAAAATTCAAAGCAATATTTGGAAATAGTTAAAGGAAGTGTTGGGGTAGAATTTAATGAAAATTTAGCTAAAGATATTATAGATAGTGAATATGTAAATATAACTATAGATTTGCATGATGGCAGCTTTTCAGCTACATCTTGGGGATGTGATTTAACATATAATTATATTAAAATAAATGCATCATATAGATCTTAA
- the argC gene encoding N-acetyl-gamma-glutamyl-phosphate reductase: MIKVGIIGSTGYIGQQLVWLLKIHPNVEIVFLSSYNYAGYSFNSVYNNYKGFVETTCINIKEVKTRLKDVDIVFMALPHGKSFEMVKYSLNLGIKVIDLSGDFRLKDSKEYEKWYKIEHPLKEVLKYSVYGLPELFRKDIKKASLICNPGCYATASILALAPLIKLDLVEKGSIIVDAKSGVSGAGRALKTQSLYCECNETMKAYGIGNHRHTPEIEQELSRFCKEDIKLTFTPHLVPINRGIFATCYATLKKDLNKVQLEEAYEKFYENDYFIKVMKELVEVKWIKNSNFCNMNVNIDERTNKVIVSSVIDNLMKGAASQAVQNMNILFGIDEKTGLNIPSMMI, translated from the coding sequence ATGATAAAAGTGGGGATTATAGGTTCTACAGGATATATAGGTCAGCAACTTGTATGGCTTTTAAAAATTCATCCAAATGTAGAAATAGTATTTTTAAGTTCGTATAATTATGCAGGATATTCCTTCAATTCTGTATATAATAATTACAAAGGATTTGTTGAAACAACTTGTATAAATATAAAAGAGGTGAAAACCAGACTTAAAGATGTAGATATTGTATTTATGGCTTTGCCTCATGGAAAATCTTTTGAAATGGTAAAGTATTCTTTGAATTTAGGGATAAAAGTTATAGATTTAAGTGGGGATTTTAGATTAAAAGATTCTAAAGAATATGAAAAATGGTATAAAATTGAGCATCCTTTAAAAGAAGTTCTTAAATATTCAGTATATGGATTACCTGAATTATTTAGAAAAGATATAAAAAAAGCTTCGTTAATTTGTAATCCAGGATGTTATGCTACTGCAAGCATATTAGCTTTGGCTCCATTGATTAAATTAGACTTAGTAGAAAAAGGTTCTATAATAGTAGATGCAAAATCAGGAGTTTCAGGAGCAGGAAGAGCATTAAAAACTCAATCATTATACTGTGAATGCAATGAAACTATGAAGGCCTATGGAATTGGAAATCATAGGCATACTCCGGAAATAGAACAAGAACTTTCAAGGTTTTGTAAAGAAGATATAAAACTTACATTTACTCCTCATTTAGTACCTATAAATAGGGGAATATTTGCTACCTGTTATGCAACTTTAAAAAAAGATTTAAACAAAGTACAGTTAGAAGAGGCATATGAAAAGTTCTATGAAAATGATTATTTTATAAAAGTGATGAAAGAACTGGTTGAAGTAAAGTGGATAAAGAATTCTAACTTTTGTAATATGAATGTGAATATTGATGAAAGAACTAATAAGGTTATAGTGTCTTCAGTTATAGATAATTTAATGAAAGGGGCAGCTAGTCAAGCTGTACAAAATATGAATATATTATTTGGAATAGATGAGAAAACCGGATTAAATATTCCATCTATGATGATATAG
- the argB gene encoding acetylglutamate kinase yields the protein MFQLESLKNKIIVIKYGGSIFHTLKNNKSFIEDLKTLKKCGANIIIIHGGGNEISKWLKKLQINNKFINGLRVTDSTTIEIVEMVLSGKINKQLVSTLSKEGINSIGLSGVDNNLLLCKKKYTFVNEIKKDLGYVGEIYKVNTDLLINIMNLGIIPIISPIGTDINGNRYNINADYAASSISSALNANRLIILTDVDGIYKNINDSSSLIENINLTSIKKYIKNGIVNNGMIPKLQCCSHSIEHGTKSVQLINGNRSHCIYNALFNKCGTKIVKGDDLKCQKAI from the coding sequence ATGTTTCAACTGGAAAGTCTAAAAAATAAAATCATAGTTATAAAATATGGTGGAAGTATATTTCATACTCTTAAAAATAATAAAAGTTTTATAGAAGATTTGAAAACTTTAAAAAAGTGTGGGGCAAATATAATAATTATTCACGGTGGTGGCAATGAAATTTCTAAATGGCTAAAAAAATTACAAATTAATAATAAATTTATAAACGGACTAAGGGTTACTGACAGCACTACAATAGAAATAGTTGAGATGGTTTTATCAGGTAAAATAAATAAACAGTTAGTATCAACTCTCTCAAAAGAAGGTATAAATTCTATTGGTTTAAGTGGTGTAGATAATAACTTATTATTGTGCAAAAAAAAATATACTTTTGTAAATGAAATAAAAAAAGATTTAGGATATGTAGGAGAAATTTATAAAGTAAATACAGATCTATTAATTAATATTATGAATTTAGGAATTATACCTATAATTTCTCCTATTGGTACTGATATAAATGGAAATAGGTATAATATAAATGCCGATTATGCTGCGTCTTCCATAAGTTCAGCATTAAATGCAAATAGACTAATAATATTAACTGACGTTGATGGTATATATAAAAATATAAATGATTCAAGTTCTCTAATTGAAAATATAAACTTAACTTCAATAAAAAAGTATATAAAAAATGGTATTGTAAACAATGGTATGATTCCTAAACTTCAGTGTTGCAGTCATTCCATAGAACATGGCACCAAAAGTGTTCAATTGATAAATGGTAATAGAAGTCATTGCATATACAATGCACTTTTTAATAAATGTGGAACTAAAATTGTTAAAGGAGATGATTTAAAATGCCAAAAAGCAATTTAA
- a CDS encoding aspartate aminotransferase family protein produces the protein MPKSNLMNTYNRKDVIFKKGIGSKLYDVNGEEYLDFVSGIAVNCLGHSNASIISTIKNQCEKLMHISNYYWNEQTISLAEKLCKLSDHDKAFFCNSGTEACEAAIKLARKYGSLINKNKNVIIHMKNSFHGRTLGALSITYNENYKTPFYPLIDRIKTVEFNNIDELKDKMNDEVCGVIIEPIQGEGGIKVSNKDFLKEARKLCDKFNSVLIFDEVQCGIGRTGKLFAYKNFDVIPDVVCMAKGLGGGFPIGAIIAKNKFANAFKPGDHGNTFGGNPLACTVALTVLKELTENHIIDEIPKKSNYLIQKLSLLKDNYKIIEEIRGKGLLLGIKVNINCNKIVDSCFNKKLLVISANDNVIRLLPPLNVSKDDIDLAINTLSLVFEELQ, from the coding sequence ATGCCAAAAAGCAATTTAATGAATACTTACAATAGAAAAGATGTAATATTTAAAAAAGGCATAGGTAGCAAATTATATGATGTTAATGGAGAGGAATATTTAGATTTTGTATCTGGTATAGCTGTAAATTGTTTAGGACATAGCAATGCTTCTATAATATCCACTATAAAAAATCAATGTGAAAAACTTATGCATATCTCAAATTACTATTGGAATGAACAAACCATATCTCTTGCAGAAAAATTGTGCAAATTAAGTGATCACGATAAAGCATTTTTCTGCAATAGTGGAACTGAAGCTTGTGAAGCTGCTATAAAACTTGCTAGAAAATATGGTAGCTTAATAAATAAAAATAAAAATGTAATAATTCATATGAAAAACTCTTTTCATGGAAGAACTTTAGGTGCCCTTTCAATAACCTATAATGAAAATTACAAAACACCTTTTTATCCACTAATAGATAGAATAAAGACAGTGGAATTTAATAATATAGACGAATTAAAAGATAAAATGAATGATGAAGTATGTGGAGTCATAATAGAACCAATTCAAGGAGAAGGTGGAATAAAAGTATCCAATAAAGATTTTTTAAAAGAAGCAAGAAAACTTTGTGATAAATTTAATAGTGTATTAATATTCGACGAAGTACAATGCGGCATAGGCCGTACAGGTAAACTTTTTGCATACAAGAACTTTGATGTAATACCTGATGTTGTTTGTATGGCTAAAGGATTAGGAGGAGGATTTCCCATAGGTGCAATTATTGCTAAAAATAAATTTGCTAATGCCTTTAAGCCAGGTGATCATGGAAACACCTTTGGAGGAAATCCACTGGCTTGTACCGTAGCATTAACAGTATTAAAAGAATTGACTGAAAATCACATTATAGATGAAATTCCAAAGAAAAGTAATTACTTAATACAAAAATTATCTTTACTTAAAGATAATTATAAAATTATAGAAGAAATTAGAGGCAAAGGTCTACTTCTTGGAATTAAAGTTAACATTAATTGCAATAAAATAGTTGATTCTTGTTTTAATAAAAAACTTTTAGTAATAAGCGCTAATGATAATGTAATACGACTTCTTCCACCTCTTAACGTTTCTAAAGATGACATTGATTTAGCTATAAATACCCTATCCCTTGTTTTTGAAGAATTGCAATAA
- a CDS encoding 2-hydroxyacyl-CoA dehydratase family protein, producing MKKIGLTTTVPIEILLTAKYIPVDLNNIFITSYDYLKYIDIAEKDGFPKNICSWIKGIYGVCISEEIEEIIGVVEGDCSNTKILTEVLSMKGIKVHPFSFPHNHTLNDVKTEIDKFMNLFNVEINEVEKTRKKLNSIRNLSKTIDKLTYIDYKATGFENHLYQVSLSDFNGNPDDFKITLKNGISDIKKRNSNPPLLKLGYIGVPPMTSDLYSFVEKFNGQIIYNEVQREFAFPRADICENIYEQYYDYTYPYDNNFRIKEIKKQIKMRKLDGLIHYTQSFCHRAIEDIILKENLDIPILNVQGDKLNVLDSRTKLRLEAFMDMLLDLKRRK from the coding sequence ATGAAGAAAATAGGATTAACAACAACAGTCCCTATTGAAATTTTACTTACAGCAAAATACATACCTGTTGATCTTAATAACATCTTTATAACTTCATATGATTATTTAAAATACATTGATATTGCTGAAAAAGATGGATTTCCAAAAAATATTTGTTCTTGGATTAAAGGAATTTATGGAGTTTGTATAAGTGAAGAAATAGAAGAAATCATAGGTGTTGTTGAAGGTGATTGTTCAAACACTAAAATTCTAACTGAAGTATTATCTATGAAAGGAATTAAGGTACACCCTTTCTCATTTCCTCATAACCATACCTTAAATGATGTTAAAACAGAAATAGATAAATTCATGAATTTATTTAATGTTGAAATTAATGAAGTAGAGAAAACTCGAAAAAAACTAAACTCAATTAGAAATCTTTCTAAAACAATAGACAAGCTAACTTATATTGATTACAAAGCAACAGGATTTGAAAATCATCTATACCAAGTAAGTTTAAGCGATTTTAATGGTAATCCTGATGATTTCAAAATAACTCTCAAAAACGGAATTTCAGATATAAAAAAAAGAAATTCAAATCCTCCCCTACTTAAACTTGGGTATATAGGAGTTCCTCCTATGACTTCTGATCTATATTCTTTTGTTGAAAAATTTAATGGACAAATTATATATAACGAAGTTCAAAGAGAATTTGCATTTCCACGAGCTGACATATGTGAGAATATATACGAACAATATTATGACTATACATATCCTTATGACAATAACTTTAGAATTAAAGAAATAAAAAAACAAATAAAAATGAGAAAGTTAGATGGACTTATCCACTACACTCAATCATTTTGCCATAGAGCTATTGAAGATATTATCCTAAAAGAAAATTTGGACATACCTATTTTAAATGTTCAAGGTGATAAACTAAATGTTTTAGATTCTAGAACAAAATTAAGATTAGAAGCTTTTATGGATATGTTACTTGATTTAAAAAGGAGAAAATAA
- a CDS encoding acyl-CoA dehydratase activase, with protein MKTLGIDLGSREVKIVLMENHSIVHAQKISTMSFYRDYCTYNGKILVDLEKLNIKNVDKFVSTGYGRNNTNLNIFHPINEIKAHVYGAFYETNLKDFTLLDIGGQDVKVVKVEKGFITDLELNDKCAASCGRYLENMANILEVSLDYMSNYFENPVELNSTCAVFSESELIGKIAEGINTERLCASVNYSLYKKLKPMLSNFKDKTLILTGGVSQNSSIKKYLQNDYNKTISLNNPQFNGAIGCCYYGENFL; from the coding sequence ATGAAAACACTTGGAATTGACCTTGGAAGTCGTGAAGTAAAAATAGTGCTAATGGAAAATCACAGCATAGTTCATGCACAAAAGATAAGTACCATGTCCTTTTATAGAGATTACTGCACATATAACGGAAAAATATTAGTAGATTTAGAAAAACTAAATATAAAAAATGTAGATAAATTTGTATCCACAGGATATGGCAGAAATAATACAAACTTAAATATATTCCACCCTATCAATGAAATAAAAGCCCATGTATACGGTGCATTTTATGAAACTAATCTAAAAGACTTTACTCTTTTAGATATTGGTGGACAAGATGTCAAAGTAGTAAAAGTTGAAAAAGGATTTATAACAGATTTAGAGCTTAACGATAAATGTGCCGCTTCCTGTGGTAGATATCTAGAAAACATGGCAAATATCCTTGAGGTTTCCCTTGACTACATGAGCAATTACTTTGAAAATCCAGTGGAACTAAACTCAACTTGTGCCGTATTTTCAGAATCTGAGTTAATAGGAAAAATTGCTGAAGGAATAAACACTGAAAGACTATGTGCTAGTGTTAACTATTCCCTCTATAAAAAACTAAAACCCATGTTAAGTAACTTTAAAGACAAAACACTTATTTTAACAGGGGGAGTATCCCAAAACTCATCAATTAAAAAATATTTACAAAATGATTATAACAAGACTATTTCTTTAAATAATCCTCAATTTAACGGTGCCATAGGATGTTGTTATTATGGCGAAAACTTTTTATAA
- the queD gene encoding 6-carboxytetrahydropterin synthase QueD, which produces MYILKTKQSFDSAHFLSEYDGKCSNIHGHRWTVEIEIQSETLNPTGKLKGMIVDFGDFKKDLKSIVDFYDHSLIIEQNSMKLEALDNLKNDGFRIIEVEFRPTAENLAHHFFNLMEQKGYNVRKSTIYETPNNCATFQR; this is translated from the coding sequence ATGTATATTTTAAAAACAAAACAAAGTTTTGATAGCGCCCACTTTCTCTCAGAGTATGATGGAAAGTGCAGTAACATACATGGTCATAGATGGACAGTTGAAATAGAAATACAATCTGAAACTTTAAATCCTACTGGTAAACTTAAAGGCATGATAGTTGACTTTGGAGATTTTAAAAAAGATTTAAAGTCTATAGTGGATTTTTATGATCACTCTTTAATAATAGAACAAAATTCTATGAAGTTAGAAGCTCTAGACAATTTAAAAAATGATGGTTTTAGGATTATTGAGGTTGAATTTAGACCTACAGCTGAAAATCTTGCTCATCATTTTTTTAATCTTATGGAACAAAAAGGATATAACGTAAGAAAATCTACAATTTATGAAACACCAAATAACTGTGCTACATTCCAAAGATGA
- the queE gene encoding putative 7-carboxy-7-deazaguanine synthase QueE: MNYKVVEKFISINGEGKSSGQLSVFIRFAGCNLNCSYCDTKWANEEKAPYSIMTEKEIYEYIKLTEIKNVTLTGGEPLLQEGILTLLKLLCSDENLNIEIETNGSIPLKDFTSIKNNPPKFTMDYKLPYSNMENHMITDNFNYLTKKDVIKFVVANKNDLQKLKSIIYKYNLIDKTNIYISPVYGEIEMNSIVEFMKENKLNGVTLQMQLHKIIWDPNKRGV, encoded by the coding sequence ATGAATTATAAAGTAGTAGAAAAATTTATAAGTATTAACGGCGAAGGAAAATCTTCTGGACAATTATCAGTATTTATACGATTTGCAGGTTGCAATTTAAATTGTAGTTACTGCGATACAAAGTGGGCAAATGAAGAAAAGGCCCCCTACTCTATTATGACGGAAAAAGAAATATATGAATATATAAAACTAACAGAAATTAAAAATGTAACCTTAACTGGAGGCGAACCCCTACTTCAAGAAGGAATACTAACGCTACTAAAACTTCTATGTAGTGATGAAAATCTAAATATAGAAATAGAAACTAACGGAAGTATTCCATTAAAAGATTTCACTTCAATTAAAAATAACCCTCCTAAGTTTACAATGGATTACAAACTTCCTTATAGCAACATGGAAAATCATATGATTACTGATAACTTTAATTATTTAACTAAAAAAGATGTCATTAAATTTGTAGTGGCTAATAAAAATGATTTACAAAAACTGAAATCTATAATATATAAATACAACCTTATAGATAAAACCAACATTTATATTAGTCCCGTATATGGTGAAATAGAAATGAATTCAATAGTAGAATTTATGAAGGAAAACAAATTAAATGGAGTTACCCTCCAAATGCAACTGCACAAAATTATTTGGGATCCTAATAAAAGAGGTGTTTAA
- the queC gene encoding 7-cyano-7-deazaguanine synthase QueC: protein MSINNEKAIVVFSGGQDSTTCLFWTKKRFKEVIAVSFDYNQKHKLELECAKEICSKYNIEHHILDLGLLNQLAPNSLTRTDIKVDKNAPEDGVPNSFVDGRNMLFLTFVAVFAKQRGISHIITGVSQSDFSGYPDCRDVFIKSLNVTLNLAMDYEFVLHTPLMWIDKAETWKMAYDFGVLDIIKNETLTCYNGIKGNGCGECPSCKLRKKGYLKFKELYMK from the coding sequence ATGTCAATTAATAACGAAAAAGCAATCGTAGTATTTAGTGGTGGTCAAGATAGCACTACCTGTTTATTTTGGACAAAAAAAAGATTTAAAGAAGTCATAGCTGTATCCTTTGATTATAATCAAAAACACAAATTAGAACTAGAATGTGCTAAAGAAATATGCTCAAAATATAATATAGAACACCACATTTTAGATTTAGGATTATTGAATCAATTAGCACCAAACTCATTAACAAGAACTGATATAAAAGTTGATAAAAACGCTCCAGAAGATGGAGTGCCAAATTCATTTGTTGATGGACGTAATATGCTATTTCTAACTTTTGTAGCTGTATTTGCAAAGCAAAGAGGAATTAGTCATATAATAACAGGGGTTTCCCAAAGTGATTTTAGTGGATATCCTGATTGTAGAGATGTATTTATAAAATCATTAAATGTAACTCTAAACTTGGCTATGGATTATGAATTTGTATTACATACCCCACTAATGTGGATTGATAAAGCTGAGACTTGGAAAATGGCTTATGATTTCGGTGTACTCGATATTATAAAAAACGAAACTTTAACTTGTTATAATGGAATTAAGGGTAATGGCTGCGGAGAATGTCCTTCCTGTAAACTTAGAAAAAAAGGATATTTAAAATTTAAAGAGCTATATATGAAATAA